GGGCATGCATCGAACCATAGAACTTCTCCAGCCCCACGAGCCGCAAATCAACCTGTGACACCCACACTCCTTCGCATGTTCTTGCTACGACCACCGCCGAGAATCGTGACCAATGAGAGCGGTATAAAGGCAACCAACAAGGCCACCAGCGAGACCGCCACCGCCTCCGCTGCGGCGGTCAACCCAATTTGGACGATAAAAACCGGGAAGGTGTTAAAGCTGAGCAAGGATGCCACCACGAACTCGCCGAGCGCATACGCGCCAGCCAAAATCAGTGCACCGATCATCCCAGCCCTTAGGTTCGGCAACAGGACACTGATAAGCGTTCGCGTCCAACTGGCTCCAAGCGACTGAGAGGCTTCGACCAACGTGTTGACATCAAGCGATCGTACAGCAGTATCGAAGGTTCGATAACTGTAAGGGAGCGCCAACATGACATAGATCGGCGCCAAGATAAATGGCGACGTGAGGATCAAATTCAAAATGCTGTGATACGCGCCAAGGAGCCCCAGAACCACCACGACGGAGGGCACACCGAGCGGCACGATGCTGAGCGCATCCAACAGACCCCTCAGCTTTGGTATCCGAACAGTAACCCAGA
This portion of the Ferrimicrobium sp. genome encodes:
- a CDS encoding ABC transporter permease subunit, with the protein product MVTITPGGDGLHLRQAGIGRVFRAIVLIIVGAFFLIPILASARYSVLGLHGHLTLSAYRSLFADPSFRSSLWLSLQVAILTVILTGLLVIPTSIWVTVRIPKLRGLLDALSIVPLGVPSVVVVLGLLGAYHSILNLILTSPFILAPIYVMLALPYSYRTFDTAVRSLDVNTLVEASQSLGASWTRTLISVLLPNLRAGMIGALILAGAYALGEFVVASLLSFNTFPVFIVQIGLTAAAEAVAVSLVALLVAFIPLSLVTILGGGRSKNMRRSVGVTG